One Peromyscus leucopus breed LL Stock chromosome 14, UCI_PerLeu_2.1, whole genome shotgun sequence genomic window carries:
- the Mok gene encoding MAPK/MAK/MRK overlapping kinase isoform X3 yields the protein MKNYKAIGKIGEGTFSEVMKMQSLRDGNYYACKQMKQHFESIEQVNNLREIQALRRLNPHPNILTLHEVVFDRKSGSLALICELMDMNIYELIRGRRHPLSEKKIMHYMYQLCKSLDHMHRNGIFHRDVKPENILVKDVLKLGDFGSCRSVYSTQPYTEYISTRWYRAPECLLTDGFYTYKMDLWSAGCVFYEIASLQPLFPGVNELDQISKIHDVIGTPCQKTLTKFKQSRAMSFDFPFKKGSGIPLLTTNLSPQCLSLLHAMVAYDPDERIAAHQALQHPYFQVQRAAETQTLAKHRRVFFPKCPMVPESSRNNWSFSKEGRKQQPLRQEEGHARRQGPASLMELPKLRLSGVTRLSSCSSPALRSVLGPGANGRVPVLRPLKCAGVNKKTDTQKAIKPHLKQCHLPTINRKGGEY from the exons TATTGAGCAAGTGAACAATCTGCGAGAGATACAAGCACTGAGGCGCCTGAATCCACACCCAAACATTCTCACCTTGCACGAAGTGGTTTT TGACAGAAAATCTGGTTCTCTTGCACTAATATGTGAACTTATGGACATGAATATTTATGAGCTAATCCGAG GGAGAAGACATCCATTATCAGAGAAAAAGATCATGCATTACATGTACCAGTTATGCAAATCACTGGACCACATGCACAG AAACGGGATATTTCACAGAGATGTGAAACCAGAAAATATACTAGTAAAG GATGTCCTGAAACTCGGGGACTTTGGGTCGTGCCGGAGTGTCTATTCCACGCAGCCCTACACAGAGTACATCTCTACCCGGTGGTACCGGGCCCCGGAGTGTCTTCTCACCGATGGGTTCTACACATACAAGATGGACCTGTGGAGCGCTGGCTGTGTGTTCTACGAGATTGCCAG CCTGCAGCCCCTCTTCCCTGGTGTGAATGAACTGGACCAGATCTCAAAAATCCACGACGTCATTGGCACGCCTTGTCAGAAGACCCTCACCAAGTTCAAACA GTCGAGAGCTATgagttttgattttccttttaaaaagggaTCAGGAATACCTCTACTGACAACCAATTTGTCCCCGCAATGCCTCTCCCTCCTGCATGCAATGGTGGCCTATGACCCTGATGAACGAATCGCGGCTCACCAAGCCCTTCAGCACCCCTATTTCCAGGTGCAGAG GGCAGCTGAGACACAGACCCTGGCCAAACACAGAAGAGTTTTCTTCCCCAAGTGCCCCATGGTGCCAGAGTCATCCAGGAATAACTGGTCCTTCTCAAAGGAGGGCAGAAAGCAG CAGCCCCTGAGGCAAGAGGAGGGCCATGCCAGAAGACAAGGGCCAGCCAGCTTGATGGAGCTGCCCAAACTGAGGCTGTCCGGAGTAACCAGACTGTCATCATGTTCCAGCCCTGCACTGCGGTCAGTGCTGGGCCCTGGAGCGAACGGAAGAGTCCCTGTGTTGAGACCCTTGAAGTGTGCTGGTGTGAACAAGAAG ACAGACACGCAGAAGGCCATCAAACCTCACCTGAAACAGTGTCACCTGCCCACGATCAACAGGAAAGGGGGCGAATACTGA
- the Mok gene encoding MAPK/MAK/MRK overlapping kinase isoform X6 gives MHYMYQLCKSLDHMHRNGIFHRDVKPENILVKQDVLKLGDFGSCRSVYSTQPYTEYISTRWYRAPECLLTDGFYTYKMDLWSAGCVFYEIASLQPLFPGVNELDQISKIHDVIGTPCQKTLTKFKQSRAMSFDFPFKKGSGIPLLTTNLSPQCLSLLHAMVAYDPDERIAAHQALQHPYFQVQRAAETQTLAKHRRVFFPKCPMVPESSRNNWSFSKEGRKQQPLRQEEGHARRQGPASLMELPKLRLSGVTRLSSCSSPALRSVLGPGANGRVPVLRPLKCAGVNKKTDTQKAIKPHLKQCHLPTINRKGGEY, from the exons ATGCATTACATGTACCAGTTATGCAAATCACTGGACCACATGCACAG AAACGGGATATTTCACAGAGATGTGAAACCAGAAAATATACTAGTAAAG CAGGATGTCCTGAAACTCGGGGACTTTGGGTCGTGCCGGAGTGTCTATTCCACGCAGCCCTACACAGAGTACATCTCTACCCGGTGGTACCGGGCCCCGGAGTGTCTTCTCACCGATGGGTTCTACACATACAAGATGGACCTGTGGAGCGCTGGCTGTGTGTTCTACGAGATTGCCAG CCTGCAGCCCCTCTTCCCTGGTGTGAATGAACTGGACCAGATCTCAAAAATCCACGACGTCATTGGCACGCCTTGTCAGAAGACCCTCACCAAGTTCAAACA GTCGAGAGCTATgagttttgattttccttttaaaaagggaTCAGGAATACCTCTACTGACAACCAATTTGTCCCCGCAATGCCTCTCCCTCCTGCATGCAATGGTGGCCTATGACCCTGATGAACGAATCGCGGCTCACCAAGCCCTTCAGCACCCCTATTTCCAGGTGCAGAG GGCAGCTGAGACACAGACCCTGGCCAAACACAGAAGAGTTTTCTTCCCCAAGTGCCCCATGGTGCCAGAGTCATCCAGGAATAACTGGTCCTTCTCAAAGGAGGGCAGAAAGCAG CAGCCCCTGAGGCAAGAGGAGGGCCATGCCAGAAGACAAGGGCCAGCCAGCTTGATGGAGCTGCCCAAACTGAGGCTGTCCGGAGTAACCAGACTGTCATCATGTTCCAGCCCTGCACTGCGGTCAGTGCTGGGCCCTGGAGCGAACGGAAGAGTCCCTGTGTTGAGACCCTTGAAGTGTGCTGGTGTGAACAAGAAG ACAGACACGCAGAAGGCCATCAAACCTCACCTGAAACAGTGTCACCTGCCCACGATCAACAGGAAAGGGGGCGAATACTGA
- the Mok gene encoding MAPK/MAK/MRK overlapping kinase isoform X8: MDLWSAGCVFYEIASLQPLFPGVNELDQISKIHDVIGTPCQKTLTKFKQSRAMSFDFPFKKGSGIPLLTTNLSPQCLSLLHAMVAYDPDERIAAHQALQHPYFQVQRAAETQTLAKHRRVFFPKCPMVPESSRNNWSFSKEGRKQQPLRQEEGHARRQGPASLMELPKLRLSGVTRLSSCSSPALRSVLGPGANGRVPVLRPLKCAGVNKKTDTQKAIKPHLKQCHLPTINRKGGEY, encoded by the exons ATGGACCTGTGGAGCGCTGGCTGTGTGTTCTACGAGATTGCCAG CCTGCAGCCCCTCTTCCCTGGTGTGAATGAACTGGACCAGATCTCAAAAATCCACGACGTCATTGGCACGCCTTGTCAGAAGACCCTCACCAAGTTCAAACA GTCGAGAGCTATgagttttgattttccttttaaaaagggaTCAGGAATACCTCTACTGACAACCAATTTGTCCCCGCAATGCCTCTCCCTCCTGCATGCAATGGTGGCCTATGACCCTGATGAACGAATCGCGGCTCACCAAGCCCTTCAGCACCCCTATTTCCAGGTGCAGAG GGCAGCTGAGACACAGACCCTGGCCAAACACAGAAGAGTTTTCTTCCCCAAGTGCCCCATGGTGCCAGAGTCATCCAGGAATAACTGGTCCTTCTCAAAGGAGGGCAGAAAGCAG CAGCCCCTGAGGCAAGAGGAGGGCCATGCCAGAAGACAAGGGCCAGCCAGCTTGATGGAGCTGCCCAAACTGAGGCTGTCCGGAGTAACCAGACTGTCATCATGTTCCAGCCCTGCACTGCGGTCAGTGCTGGGCCCTGGAGCGAACGGAAGAGTCCCTGTGTTGAGACCCTTGAAGTGTGCTGGTGTGAACAAGAAG ACAGACACGCAGAAGGCCATCAAACCTCACCTGAAACAGTGTCACCTGCCCACGATCAACAGGAAAGGGGGCGAATACTGA
- the Mok gene encoding MAPK/MAK/MRK overlapping kinase isoform X4: MKMQSLRDGNYYACKQMKQHFESIEQVNNLREIQALRRLNPHPNILTLHEVVFDRKSGSLALICELMDMNIYELIRGRRHPLSEKKIMHYMYQLCKSLDHMHRNGIFHRDVKPENILVKQDVLKLGDFGSCRSVYSTQPYTEYISTRWYRAPECLLTDGFYTYKMDLWSAGCVFYEIASLQPLFPGVNELDQISKIHDVIGTPCQKTLTKFKQSRAMSFDFPFKKGSGIPLLTTNLSPQCLSLLHAMVAYDPDERIAAHQALQHPYFQVQRAAETQTLAKHRRVFFPKCPMVPESSRNNWSFSKEGRKQQPLRQEEGHARRQGPASLMELPKLRLSGVTRLSSCSSPALRSVLGPGANGRVPVLRPLKCAGVNKKTDTQKAIKPHLKQCHLPTINRKGGEY; encoded by the exons TATTGAGCAAGTGAACAATCTGCGAGAGATACAAGCACTGAGGCGCCTGAATCCACACCCAAACATTCTCACCTTGCACGAAGTGGTTTT TGACAGAAAATCTGGTTCTCTTGCACTAATATGTGAACTTATGGACATGAATATTTATGAGCTAATCCGAG GGAGAAGACATCCATTATCAGAGAAAAAGATCATGCATTACATGTACCAGTTATGCAAATCACTGGACCACATGCACAG AAACGGGATATTTCACAGAGATGTGAAACCAGAAAATATACTAGTAAAG CAGGATGTCCTGAAACTCGGGGACTTTGGGTCGTGCCGGAGTGTCTATTCCACGCAGCCCTACACAGAGTACATCTCTACCCGGTGGTACCGGGCCCCGGAGTGTCTTCTCACCGATGGGTTCTACACATACAAGATGGACCTGTGGAGCGCTGGCTGTGTGTTCTACGAGATTGCCAG CCTGCAGCCCCTCTTCCCTGGTGTGAATGAACTGGACCAGATCTCAAAAATCCACGACGTCATTGGCACGCCTTGTCAGAAGACCCTCACCAAGTTCAAACA GTCGAGAGCTATgagttttgattttccttttaaaaagggaTCAGGAATACCTCTACTGACAACCAATTTGTCCCCGCAATGCCTCTCCCTCCTGCATGCAATGGTGGCCTATGACCCTGATGAACGAATCGCGGCTCACCAAGCCCTTCAGCACCCCTATTTCCAGGTGCAGAG GGCAGCTGAGACACAGACCCTGGCCAAACACAGAAGAGTTTTCTTCCCCAAGTGCCCCATGGTGCCAGAGTCATCCAGGAATAACTGGTCCTTCTCAAAGGAGGGCAGAAAGCAG CAGCCCCTGAGGCAAGAGGAGGGCCATGCCAGAAGACAAGGGCCAGCCAGCTTGATGGAGCTGCCCAAACTGAGGCTGTCCGGAGTAACCAGACTGTCATCATGTTCCAGCCCTGCACTGCGGTCAGTGCTGGGCCCTGGAGCGAACGGAAGAGTCCCTGTGTTGAGACCCTTGAAGTGTGCTGGTGTGAACAAGAAG ACAGACACGCAGAAGGCCATCAAACCTCACCTGAAACAGTGTCACCTGCCCACGATCAACAGGAAAGGGGGCGAATACTGA
- the Mok gene encoding MAPK/MAK/MRK overlapping kinase isoform X9: MDMNIYELIRGRRHPLSEKKIMHYMYQLCKSLDHMHRNGIFHRDVKPENILVKQDVLKLGDFGSCRSVYSTQPYTEYISTRWYRAPECLLTDGFYTYKMDLWSAGCVFYEIASLQPLFPGVNELDQISKIHDVIGTPCQKTLTKFKQSRAMSFDFPFKKGSGIPLLTTNLSPQCLSLLHAMVAYDPDERIAAHQALQHPYFQVQRAAETQTLAKHRRVFFPKCPMVPESSRNNWSFSKEGRKQQPLRQEEGHARRQGPASLMELPKLRLSGVTRLSSCSSPALRSVLGPGANGRVPVLRPLKCAGVNKKTDTQKAIKPHLKQCHLPTINRKGGEY, translated from the exons ATGGACATGAATATTTATGAGCTAATCCGAG GGAGAAGACATCCATTATCAGAGAAAAAGATCATGCATTACATGTACCAGTTATGCAAATCACTGGACCACATGCACAG AAACGGGATATTTCACAGAGATGTGAAACCAGAAAATATACTAGTAAAG CAGGATGTCCTGAAACTCGGGGACTTTGGGTCGTGCCGGAGTGTCTATTCCACGCAGCCCTACACAGAGTACATCTCTACCCGGTGGTACCGGGCCCCGGAGTGTCTTCTCACCGATGGGTTCTACACATACAAGATGGACCTGTGGAGCGCTGGCTGTGTGTTCTACGAGATTGCCAG CCTGCAGCCCCTCTTCCCTGGTGTGAATGAACTGGACCAGATCTCAAAAATCCACGACGTCATTGGCACGCCTTGTCAGAAGACCCTCACCAAGTTCAAACA GTCGAGAGCTATgagttttgattttccttttaaaaagggaTCAGGAATACCTCTACTGACAACCAATTTGTCCCCGCAATGCCTCTCCCTCCTGCATGCAATGGTGGCCTATGACCCTGATGAACGAATCGCGGCTCACCAAGCCCTTCAGCACCCCTATTTCCAGGTGCAGAG GGCAGCTGAGACACAGACCCTGGCCAAACACAGAAGAGTTTTCTTCCCCAAGTGCCCCATGGTGCCAGAGTCATCCAGGAATAACTGGTCCTTCTCAAAGGAGGGCAGAAAGCAG CAGCCCCTGAGGCAAGAGGAGGGCCATGCCAGAAGACAAGGGCCAGCCAGCTTGATGGAGCTGCCCAAACTGAGGCTGTCCGGAGTAACCAGACTGTCATCATGTTCCAGCCCTGCACTGCGGTCAGTGCTGGGCCCTGGAGCGAACGGAAGAGTCCCTGTGTTGAGACCCTTGAAGTGTGCTGGTGTGAACAAGAAG ACAGACACGCAGAAGGCCATCAAACCTCACCTGAAACAGTGTCACCTGCCCACGATCAACAGGAAAGGGGGCGAATACTGA
- the Mok gene encoding MAPK/MAK/MRK overlapping kinase isoform X7 — MHYMYQLCKSLDHMHRNGIFHRDVKPENILVKDVLKLGDFGSCRSVYSTQPYTEYISTRWYRAPECLLTDGFYTYKMDLWSAGCVFYEIASLQPLFPGVNELDQISKIHDVIGTPCQKTLTKFKQSRAMSFDFPFKKGSGIPLLTTNLSPQCLSLLHAMVAYDPDERIAAHQALQHPYFQVQRAAETQTLAKHRRVFFPKCPMVPESSRNNWSFSKEGRKQQPLRQEEGHARRQGPASLMELPKLRLSGVTRLSSCSSPALRSVLGPGANGRVPVLRPLKCAGVNKKTDTQKAIKPHLKQCHLPTINRKGGEY, encoded by the exons ATGCATTACATGTACCAGTTATGCAAATCACTGGACCACATGCACAG AAACGGGATATTTCACAGAGATGTGAAACCAGAAAATATACTAGTAAAG GATGTCCTGAAACTCGGGGACTTTGGGTCGTGCCGGAGTGTCTATTCCACGCAGCCCTACACAGAGTACATCTCTACCCGGTGGTACCGGGCCCCGGAGTGTCTTCTCACCGATGGGTTCTACACATACAAGATGGACCTGTGGAGCGCTGGCTGTGTGTTCTACGAGATTGCCAG CCTGCAGCCCCTCTTCCCTGGTGTGAATGAACTGGACCAGATCTCAAAAATCCACGACGTCATTGGCACGCCTTGTCAGAAGACCCTCACCAAGTTCAAACA GTCGAGAGCTATgagttttgattttccttttaaaaagggaTCAGGAATACCTCTACTGACAACCAATTTGTCCCCGCAATGCCTCTCCCTCCTGCATGCAATGGTGGCCTATGACCCTGATGAACGAATCGCGGCTCACCAAGCCCTTCAGCACCCCTATTTCCAGGTGCAGAG GGCAGCTGAGACACAGACCCTGGCCAAACACAGAAGAGTTTTCTTCCCCAAGTGCCCCATGGTGCCAGAGTCATCCAGGAATAACTGGTCCTTCTCAAAGGAGGGCAGAAAGCAG CAGCCCCTGAGGCAAGAGGAGGGCCATGCCAGAAGACAAGGGCCAGCCAGCTTGATGGAGCTGCCCAAACTGAGGCTGTCCGGAGTAACCAGACTGTCATCATGTTCCAGCCCTGCACTGCGGTCAGTGCTGGGCCCTGGAGCGAACGGAAGAGTCCCTGTGTTGAGACCCTTGAAGTGTGCTGGTGTGAACAAGAAG ACAGACACGCAGAAGGCCATCAAACCTCACCTGAAACAGTGTCACCTGCCCACGATCAACAGGAAAGGGGGCGAATACTGA
- the Mok gene encoding MAPK/MAK/MRK overlapping kinase isoform X2 produces the protein MKNYKAIGKIGEGTFSEVMKMQSLRDGNYYACKQMKQHFESIEQVNNLREIQALRRLNPHPNILTLHEVVFDRKSGSLALICELMDMNIYELIRGRRHPLSEKKIMHYMYQLCKSLDHMHRNGIFHRDVKPENILVKQDVLKLGDFGSCRSVYSTQPYTEYISTRWYRAPECLLTDGFYTYKMDLWSAGCVFYEIASLQPLFPGVNELDQISKIHDVIGTPCQKTLTKFKQSRAMSFDFPFKKGSGIPLLTTNLSPQCLSLLHAMVAYDPDERIAAHQALQHPYFQVQRAAETQTLAKHRRVFFPKCPMVPESSRNNWSFSKEGRKQPLRQEEGHARRQGPASLMELPKLRLSGVTRLSSCSSPALRSVLGPGANGRVPVLRPLKCAGVNKKTDTQKAIKPHLKQCHLPTINRKGGEY, from the exons TATTGAGCAAGTGAACAATCTGCGAGAGATACAAGCACTGAGGCGCCTGAATCCACACCCAAACATTCTCACCTTGCACGAAGTGGTTTT TGACAGAAAATCTGGTTCTCTTGCACTAATATGTGAACTTATGGACATGAATATTTATGAGCTAATCCGAG GGAGAAGACATCCATTATCAGAGAAAAAGATCATGCATTACATGTACCAGTTATGCAAATCACTGGACCACATGCACAG AAACGGGATATTTCACAGAGATGTGAAACCAGAAAATATACTAGTAAAG CAGGATGTCCTGAAACTCGGGGACTTTGGGTCGTGCCGGAGTGTCTATTCCACGCAGCCCTACACAGAGTACATCTCTACCCGGTGGTACCGGGCCCCGGAGTGTCTTCTCACCGATGGGTTCTACACATACAAGATGGACCTGTGGAGCGCTGGCTGTGTGTTCTACGAGATTGCCAG CCTGCAGCCCCTCTTCCCTGGTGTGAATGAACTGGACCAGATCTCAAAAATCCACGACGTCATTGGCACGCCTTGTCAGAAGACCCTCACCAAGTTCAAACA GTCGAGAGCTATgagttttgattttccttttaaaaagggaTCAGGAATACCTCTACTGACAACCAATTTGTCCCCGCAATGCCTCTCCCTCCTGCATGCAATGGTGGCCTATGACCCTGATGAACGAATCGCGGCTCACCAAGCCCTTCAGCACCCCTATTTCCAGGTGCAGAG GGCAGCTGAGACACAGACCCTGGCCAAACACAGAAGAGTTTTCTTCCCCAAGTGCCCCATGGTGCCAGAGTCATCCAGGAATAACTGGTCCTTCTCAAAGGAGGGCAGAAAGCAG CCCCTGAGGCAAGAGGAGGGCCATGCCAGAAGACAAGGGCCAGCCAGCTTGATGGAGCTGCCCAAACTGAGGCTGTCCGGAGTAACCAGACTGTCATCATGTTCCAGCCCTGCACTGCGGTCAGTGCTGGGCCCTGGAGCGAACGGAAGAGTCCCTGTGTTGAGACCCTTGAAGTGTGCTGGTGTGAACAAGAAG ACAGACACGCAGAAGGCCATCAAACCTCACCTGAAACAGTGTCACCTGCCCACGATCAACAGGAAAGGGGGCGAATACTGA
- the Mok gene encoding MAPK/MAK/MRK overlapping kinase isoform X1 — translation MKNYKAIGKIGEGTFSEVMKMQSLRDGNYYACKQMKQHFESIEQVNNLREIQALRRLNPHPNILTLHEVVFDRKSGSLALICELMDMNIYELIRGRRHPLSEKKIMHYMYQLCKSLDHMHRNGIFHRDVKPENILVKQDVLKLGDFGSCRSVYSTQPYTEYISTRWYRAPECLLTDGFYTYKMDLWSAGCVFYEIASLQPLFPGVNELDQISKIHDVIGTPCQKTLTKFKQSRAMSFDFPFKKGSGIPLLTTNLSPQCLSLLHAMVAYDPDERIAAHQALQHPYFQVQRAAETQTLAKHRRVFFPKCPMVPESSRNNWSFSKEGRKQQPLRQEEGHARRQGPASLMELPKLRLSGVTRLSSCSSPALRSVLGPGANGRVPVLRPLKCAGVNKKTDTQKAIKPHLKQCHLPTINRKGGEY, via the exons TATTGAGCAAGTGAACAATCTGCGAGAGATACAAGCACTGAGGCGCCTGAATCCACACCCAAACATTCTCACCTTGCACGAAGTGGTTTT TGACAGAAAATCTGGTTCTCTTGCACTAATATGTGAACTTATGGACATGAATATTTATGAGCTAATCCGAG GGAGAAGACATCCATTATCAGAGAAAAAGATCATGCATTACATGTACCAGTTATGCAAATCACTGGACCACATGCACAG AAACGGGATATTTCACAGAGATGTGAAACCAGAAAATATACTAGTAAAG CAGGATGTCCTGAAACTCGGGGACTTTGGGTCGTGCCGGAGTGTCTATTCCACGCAGCCCTACACAGAGTACATCTCTACCCGGTGGTACCGGGCCCCGGAGTGTCTTCTCACCGATGGGTTCTACACATACAAGATGGACCTGTGGAGCGCTGGCTGTGTGTTCTACGAGATTGCCAG CCTGCAGCCCCTCTTCCCTGGTGTGAATGAACTGGACCAGATCTCAAAAATCCACGACGTCATTGGCACGCCTTGTCAGAAGACCCTCACCAAGTTCAAACA GTCGAGAGCTATgagttttgattttccttttaaaaagggaTCAGGAATACCTCTACTGACAACCAATTTGTCCCCGCAATGCCTCTCCCTCCTGCATGCAATGGTGGCCTATGACCCTGATGAACGAATCGCGGCTCACCAAGCCCTTCAGCACCCCTATTTCCAGGTGCAGAG GGCAGCTGAGACACAGACCCTGGCCAAACACAGAAGAGTTTTCTTCCCCAAGTGCCCCATGGTGCCAGAGTCATCCAGGAATAACTGGTCCTTCTCAAAGGAGGGCAGAAAGCAG CAGCCCCTGAGGCAAGAGGAGGGCCATGCCAGAAGACAAGGGCCAGCCAGCTTGATGGAGCTGCCCAAACTGAGGCTGTCCGGAGTAACCAGACTGTCATCATGTTCCAGCCCTGCACTGCGGTCAGTGCTGGGCCCTGGAGCGAACGGAAGAGTCCCTGTGTTGAGACCCTTGAAGTGTGCTGGTGTGAACAAGAAG ACAGACACGCAGAAGGCCATCAAACCTCACCTGAAACAGTGTCACCTGCCCACGATCAACAGGAAAGGGGGCGAATACTGA